In Vagococcus hydrophili, one DNA window encodes the following:
- a CDS encoding nucleoside 2-deoxyribosyltransferase, translating to MTKQIYFASPLFSDMERRYNDYLVSNIRKKYPNEQIYVPQEQGDINDKESYADSMMIAKYDTDALLNSKLVVAVLDGASIDVGVASEIGVAYQAGIPVLGLFTDSRQQGATNKQKITALNDVAESQFPYVNLYTAGLIKLNGQIINNEQEWLEVIETYL from the coding sequence ATGACAAAACAAATTTACTTTGCTAGCCCACTTTTTTCAGATATGGAACGCAGATATAACGACTACCTTGTAAGTAACATTCGTAAAAAATACCCAAATGAACAAATTTATGTTCCTCAAGAACAAGGTGATATTAATGATAAGGAAAGTTATGCTGATTCAATGATGATTGCTAAATATGATACTGATGCTTTGTTAAATAGCAAATTAGTCGTTGCTGTTTTAGATGGTGCGAGTATTGACGTTGGTGTGGCTTCAGAAATTGGTGTGGCTTATCAAGCAGGTATCCCTGTCCTTGGTTTATTCACTGATTCTAGACAACAGGGAGCAACAAACAAGCAAAAAATTACAGCACTTAATGACGTCGCTGAATCTCAATTTCCTTACGTTAATTTATATACTGCCGGCTTAATTAAACTAAACGGGCAAATTATTAATAACGAACAAGAGTGGCTTGAGGTAATTGAAACGTATCTTTAA
- a CDS encoding ABC transporter ATP-binding protein, whose product MISLLHYASKYKKQLILGPFFKLLEAILELFLPFYMAKLIDQGISQQDTQYTIKMGIYMLLMSVIGLVCVMICQYYASIASQGFGTELRNAVMKKINQFSHHELDIFGSSTLITRSTSDINQLQLALAMLIRLVIRAPFLSIGSIMMAFYIDAKMGLIFLLTIPIFSIILFFIMKKTVPLYKKVQQKIDYLNATISENLSGVRVIRAFAKKEKEIDEFGEVSDDLATAYKNVTNLSALLSPSTILIMNLAIVSILYFGGINVNLGHLQSGQILALINYMTQMLLALVVVSNLVVIFTRAFASADRVNEILETTPTIETSQKATIYTPWKNNQLVSFNNVSFRYTEKSGDVLKHLNFTLAKNETLGIIGPTGSGKSTLIQLIPYFYAPTKGTLLVNGQDITTYETGSLRDHIAIVPQKSSLFSGTIRSNLLIGNPNATDADCLEALEMAQCSDFVDSLPKKLDAEVLAQGQNFSGGQKQRLSIARALIKKPDLLIMDDCLSALDYQTDLLIRKALKENFKETTVIIISQRVSSVKDATALLVLDEGQQVGFGSHESLLKESPIYQQIVHSQAEKEVF is encoded by the coding sequence ATGATTTCACTTTTACATTATGCTAGTAAGTATAAAAAACAGCTTATTTTAGGCCCCTTCTTCAAATTACTTGAAGCCATTCTCGAATTATTTCTTCCCTTTTACATGGCAAAATTAATTGACCAAGGCATTAGCCAACAAGACACACAATACACCATAAAAATGGGGATTTATATGCTTCTTATGTCAGTTATTGGTTTAGTTTGTGTCATGATTTGTCAATATTACGCTTCCATTGCCTCACAAGGATTTGGAACAGAACTTCGAAACGCTGTCATGAAAAAAATCAATCAGTTCTCCCATCACGAGCTTGATATATTTGGTTCTTCTACTCTGATTACCCGATCAACAAGCGATATTAATCAACTACAACTGGCTCTTGCTATGTTGATTCGTTTGGTTATCCGAGCGCCGTTTCTTAGTATCGGTTCCATCATGATGGCTTTTTATATTGATGCCAAAATGGGGCTTATCTTTTTACTAACGATTCCTATTTTTTCCATTATTTTATTTTTTATCATGAAAAAAACCGTGCCCTTATATAAAAAAGTTCAACAAAAAATTGACTATTTGAATGCGACAATTAGTGAAAATTTAAGTGGGGTTCGAGTGATTCGCGCCTTTGCTAAAAAAGAAAAAGAAATCGATGAATTTGGAGAGGTCAGTGATGATTTAGCCACAGCTTATAAAAATGTAACCAATCTTTCTGCATTACTTTCGCCAAGTACCATTCTTATCATGAACTTAGCCATTGTTTCTATTTTATATTTTGGTGGAATTAATGTTAATTTAGGTCATTTACAATCCGGTCAAATTTTGGCCTTGATTAATTATATGACCCAGATGTTACTCGCACTTGTAGTGGTCTCAAATCTAGTTGTTATTTTCACACGTGCTTTTGCTTCTGCAGATCGAGTGAATGAAATTTTGGAAACAACACCTACTATTGAGACGAGTCAAAAAGCAACAATCTATACACCATGGAAAAACAACCAATTAGTAAGTTTTAATAATGTGTCCTTTAGATACACTGAAAAAAGTGGGGATGTTCTTAAACATCTTAATTTTACCCTAGCTAAAAATGAGACTCTTGGTATTATTGGTCCAACTGGTAGCGGTAAAAGCACTCTTATTCAGCTAATCCCTTATTTTTATGCTCCTACTAAAGGGACACTCTTAGTTAATGGGCAAGATATTACAACTTATGAAACAGGTTCGTTACGAGATCATATTGCCATTGTCCCTCAAAAGAGTTCCTTGTTTAGCGGAACGATTCGTAGCAACTTGCTCATTGGAAATCCTAATGCTACAGATGCAGACTGTTTAGAAGCCTTAGAGATGGCTCAATGCTCAGATTTTGTCGATTCGTTACCTAAAAAATTAGATGCTGAAGTATTAGCTCAAGGTCAAAATTTTTCTGGTGGGCAAAAGCAACGATTAAGTATCGCCCGTGCCTTAATTAAAAAACCAGATTTACTCATTATGGATGATTGTTTAAGTGCCTTAGATTACCAAACCGACCTTTTGATTAGAAAAGCCTTGAAAGAGAACTTTAAGGAAACAACAGTGATCATCATTTCTCAACGCGTCTCATCTGTTAAAGATGCCACAGCTCTTTTGGTCTTAGATGAGGGACAGCAAGTTGGGTTCGGTTCACATGAGTCTCTATTGAAAGAATCTCCTATCTATCAACAAATTGTCCATTCTCAAGCAGAAAAGGAGGTCTTCTAA
- a CDS encoding ABC transporter ATP-binding protein — MRRKSFSIHSPRRFFDYLTTFKKEIILATIFGILNGLSVVTTTYFIGKSVDTMVGIHQVRLKELSHIVILLLAITAITAFSQWFIQTLGNHVAYFSVAKLRKDTFSHLNKLPLRYYDQTAHGDIMSRFTNDLDYISEACAAIFNNVFSGMTIVIISLISMLKLSPILTCVVLLSTSFIFLVNWVVAKKSQKNFAEQQKKVGEISGFLSETIQQQKVIKAFQFEDTSQENFEGLNQQLQHVGERAQFISSLTNPLSRFIDHLGYLMIGVIGGIFVIKSPETMTIGIITSFIIYSSQFSKPFIELSGITTQIQTAIAGLDRIFSLIDQQEEPSDTTTDSSFSIHSGKIVFDHVYFSYLENQPLIEDFNLIVEPGETVAIVGKTGAGKSTLVNLLMRFYDVNQGSISIDGRLIQDIPRDKLRQSFGMVLQETWLFDGTIWDNLTFGNQHATEELVISACKEAAIYHFIDTLPDKFNTHLGQRGLSISDGQKQLLTIARTMISQPHMLILDEATSSIDTLTEQNIQAAFLKMMKNKTSFIIAHRLSTIREADKIMVMDQGSVVEIGTHEELLQIKNGFYYTLYHAQFKHS; from the coding sequence ATGCGTAGAAAAAGTTTTTCTATTCACAGCCCTCGACGTTTTTTTGATTATTTAACTACTTTTAAAAAAGAAATTATTTTAGCTACTATTTTTGGAATTCTTAACGGTCTTTCTGTTGTCACAACCACGTATTTTATTGGTAAGTCGGTGGATACAATGGTTGGAATTCACCAAGTTAGGTTAAAAGAATTGTCGCATATCGTGATTCTTTTATTAGCGATTACAGCAATTACAGCTTTTTCTCAGTGGTTTATCCAAACATTAGGTAATCATGTTGCTTATTTTTCTGTTGCTAAATTAAGAAAAGATACCTTTAGTCACCTTAATAAGTTACCACTCCGATACTACGATCAGACAGCACACGGTGACATTATGAGCCGATTTACGAATGATTTAGATTACATTTCAGAAGCCTGTGCTGCCATTTTTAACAATGTTTTTTCAGGCATGACAATTGTTATCATTTCTTTAATCAGCATGTTGAAACTAAGTCCTATCTTAACTTGTGTTGTTCTTCTTTCTACAAGTTTTATTTTCTTAGTTAACTGGGTGGTCGCTAAAAAAAGCCAAAAAAATTTCGCTGAGCAACAAAAAAAAGTTGGAGAAATTTCTGGCTTCTTATCAGAAACGATTCAACAACAAAAAGTCATTAAAGCATTTCAATTTGAAGATACGTCTCAAGAGAACTTTGAAGGATTGAATCAACAATTACAACACGTTGGAGAAAGAGCTCAATTTATCTCTTCTCTAACAAATCCATTATCTCGTTTTATTGATCATTTAGGGTATTTGATGATTGGCGTTATTGGTGGAATCTTCGTGATTAAGTCTCCTGAAACAATGACTATTGGAATTATCACCAGTTTTATTATTTATTCGAGTCAGTTCTCCAAACCTTTTATCGAACTTTCTGGCATTACAACTCAAATCCAAACAGCCATTGCAGGCTTAGACCGAATTTTTAGTTTAATCGATCAACAAGAGGAACCATCAGATACTACCACTGATTCCTCCTTTTCCATACATTCTGGGAAAATTGTTTTTGATCATGTTTATTTCTCTTACTTAGAGAATCAACCATTAATTGAGGATTTTAATTTAATTGTTGAGCCTGGTGAAACTGTAGCGATCGTCGGGAAAACGGGAGCAGGAAAATCGACTTTAGTTAATTTGTTAATGCGTTTTTATGACGTGAATCAAGGAAGTATTTCGATTGACGGTAGGCTCATTCAAGATATTCCGCGGGACAAATTGAGGCAATCTTTCGGGATGGTTCTTCAAGAAACGTGGCTCTTTGATGGAACGATATGGGATAATCTCACCTTTGGTAATCAGCATGCCACTGAAGAGCTAGTTATCTCTGCGTGTAAAGAAGCTGCTATTTATCATTTTATTGATACCTTACCTGATAAGTTTAATACTCATCTAGGTCAACGTGGACTAAGTATTTCTGATGGTCAAAAACAATTACTAACCATTGCTAGAACAATGATTAGCCAACCACACATGTTAATTTTAGATGAAGCAACTAGCTCTATTGATACCTTGACGGAGCAAAATATCCAAGCAGCTTTTTTGAAAATGATGAAAAATAAAACAAGCTTTATTATCGCTCATCGTTTATCTACTATTAGAGAAGCAGATAAAATCATGGTCATGGATCAGGGAAGTGTTGTAGAGATTGGTACCCATGAAGAATTACTCCAAATAAAGAATGGTTTTTATTACACCCTTTACCACGCTCAGTTTAAACATTCTTAA
- a CDS encoding YjjG family noncanonical pyrimidine nucleotidase yields the protein MKKYEHIIFDLDNTLLNFSLSEHHALKAMFTKYGVIFNEETFAEYKEINHELWTKLEEGRIKKETVLETRFAKFFALKGLQVDGKVADDEYRTFLENRNDVMDGTVELLKQLKADGYSIYAGTNGVGRTQRKRLKNADISEFFTELYISEEVGFEKPDMRFFEAIFIQEQIKDLSKVLMVGDSLTSDIKGSNRVGIDSIWINNFNESVGDDKPTFICTNLKQIENILNN from the coding sequence ATGAAGAAATATGAACATATCATTTTTGATTTAGATAATACATTATTAAATTTCAGTTTATCGGAGCATCACGCTTTAAAAGCAATGTTTACAAAGTATGGTGTGATTTTTAATGAGGAAACATTTGCTGAATATAAAGAGATTAACCATGAATTATGGACAAAATTAGAAGAGGGACGAATAAAAAAAGAAACCGTCTTAGAAACAAGATTTGCTAAATTTTTTGCTTTAAAAGGTCTTCAAGTTGATGGGAAAGTGGCAGACGATGAGTATCGAACTTTTCTGGAAAATCGCAATGACGTTATGGATGGGACCGTTGAGTTATTAAAACAGCTTAAAGCGGATGGTTATAGTATTTATGCTGGAACAAACGGTGTCGGACGAACACAGAGGAAACGTCTAAAAAATGCAGATATAAGTGAATTTTTCACAGAGTTGTACATTTCAGAAGAGGTAGGGTTTGAAAAGCCTGACATGCGTTTTTTTGAAGCGATTTTTATTCAAGAACAGATAAAAGATTTAAGTAAAGTTTTGATGGTAGGAGACAGCTTAACCTCTGATATAAAAGGTTCTAATCGAGTAGGGATTGATTCTATCTGGATAAATAACTTTAATGAATCGGTTGGAGATGATAAACCTACTTTTATATGTACTAATTTAAAACAAATAGAAAATATATTAAATAATTAG
- a CDS encoding MerR family transcriptional regulator — MYTIGEVAKITNISTDTLRYYDKNGLLPFVKRNESGYREFSETDLKYLEVIQCLKLSDVPVKEIGQFVEWTMLGDTTLKQRKVFFSEKEHALQGKIKSLEMMLAFLKWKKWYYETACEAQTESIHFKEGTRSLNPEVLKQYNSNQSEEKWRVSDTPHHYKK, encoded by the coding sequence ATGTATACCATAGGAGAAGTGGCAAAAATCACAAATATCTCAACAGATACATTACGCTATTATGACAAAAATGGTTTGCTTCCTTTTGTTAAAAGAAATGAATCTGGTTACCGTGAATTTAGTGAGACGGATTTAAAATATTTAGAAGTGATTCAGTGTTTGAAATTATCAGATGTTCCCGTTAAAGAAATTGGGCAATTTGTAGAATGGACTATGTTGGGTGACACTACTTTAAAACAAAGGAAGGTTTTTTTCTCTGAAAAAGAGCATGCTTTACAGGGAAAAATTAAATCTTTAGAAATGATGCTTGCTTTTTTAAAGTGGAAGAAATGGTACTATGAGACAGCTTGCGAAGCTCAAACTGAATCGATCCATTTTAAAGAGGGGACAAGATCCTTGAACCCAGAGGTCTTAAAACAGTATAATAGCAACCAAAGTGAAGAAAAGTGGCGAGTGAGTGATACGCCACATCATTATAAAAAGTAA
- a CDS encoding SDR family oxidoreductase, with product MSTKPLIVITGASSGFGAKAAQLFNSKGYPMLLLARRIEKIEELPLNFENVMIEQVDVVNKEAFRQAISKAEAIYGSTDLLVNNAGVMLLGNIMSQEETEWETMLQTNVLGVLNGMKAVLSQMTKRNHGTIINVSSIAGFKAFTDHTAYVASKFGVHGLTETIRQEVADSNVRISLISPGAAETELLSHVTNQQSHADYIAWKESMGGLTLDPEKVAEAIAFIYEMPQEVTIREITIAATKQQA from the coding sequence ATGTCAACTAAACCATTAATCGTCATTACAGGAGCCAGCTCAGGATTCGGTGCTAAGGCGGCTCAACTATTTAATTCAAAAGGATATCCTATGTTGTTACTCGCTCGCCGGATTGAAAAGATCGAGGAACTTCCTCTGAATTTTGAAAATGTCATGATTGAACAAGTAGACGTCGTTAATAAAGAAGCGTTTCGACAAGCGATTAGTAAAGCTGAAGCTATATACGGATCGACAGACTTACTAGTTAATAACGCTGGTGTCATGCTCTTAGGAAATATTATGAGCCAAGAAGAAACAGAGTGGGAAACAATGCTTCAGACGAATGTTTTAGGCGTTTTAAACGGGATGAAAGCTGTTTTAAGTCAGATGACTAAAAGAAATCACGGAACAATCATTAACGTTTCTTCAATCGCTGGTTTTAAAGCATTCACTGATCATACGGCTTATGTTGCAAGTAAATTCGGGGTTCACGGACTAACAGAAACCATTCGCCAAGAAGTAGCCGATAGCAATGTCCGAATCTCGCTTATCTCACCAGGAGCTGCTGAGACAGAGCTTTTAAGTCACGTGACTAATCAACAGTCTCACGCTGATTATATTGCTTGGAAAGAAAGTATGGGCGGTTTAACTTTGGATCCAGAAAAAGTAGCCGAAGCGATTGCCTTCATTTACGAAATGCCACAAGAAGTCACCATAAGAGAAATAACCATCGCCGCCACTAAACAACAAGCGTGA
- a CDS encoding folate family ECF transporter S component yields MEKQVFTTKTIALMGVLMALRIVLSQFLSITTGFVKISFFFIPVVIMAILFGPIVAGSANALCDFIGAMLFPAGGAYFPGFTLTAFLAGIIYSSFYHKKDLTLTRIILVNVIVTFLLSLPLNTLWLYMMQGNAVFGFLPARIISSSIMCVIQVFITYSMVNIRVFQKQIVKFSV; encoded by the coding sequence ATGGAAAAACAAGTTTTTACAACGAAGACAATTGCTTTGATGGGGGTGTTAATGGCTCTGCGCATTGTGTTGTCGCAATTTTTATCAATTACAACGGGATTTGTTAAGATTAGCTTTTTCTTTATTCCAGTGGTGATTATGGCCATTTTATTTGGTCCAATCGTAGCTGGTAGTGCGAATGCTTTATGTGATTTTATCGGAGCGATGCTTTTCCCGGCAGGTGGTGCATACTTCCCAGGATTTACATTGACTGCCTTTTTAGCAGGGATCATCTATAGTAGCTTTTACCACAAAAAAGATCTGACATTAACTCGTATTATTTTAGTAAATGTTATTGTAACATTTCTTTTAAGTCTGCCACTTAATACATTATGGTTATATATGATGCAAGGGAACGCTGTGTTTGGCTTTTTACCTGCTCGTATTATCAGTTCAAGTATTATGTGTGTGATTCAAGTGTTTATCACCTATTCAATGGTGAATATTAGAGTGTTTCAAAAACAAATTGTTAAATTTAGCGTTTAA
- a CDS encoding methylglyoxal synthase has translation MKIALIAHDKKKEDLIQITQKYEAILNQHELFATGTTGTKIMERTKLSIHCFKSGPLGGDQQIGAKVSEGEMDMIIFLRDPLTAQPHEPDVNALIRLSDVYEVPLATNKSTAILLFKELQNLAEN, from the coding sequence ATGAAAATAGCGTTAATTGCTCATGATAAAAAGAAAGAAGATTTGATTCAAATTACCCAGAAGTATGAAGCTATTCTAAATCAGCATGAATTATTTGCGACAGGGACAACAGGAACAAAAATAATGGAGAGAACTAAGTTGAGTATTCATTGTTTCAAATCAGGGCCTTTAGGCGGAGATCAACAAATTGGTGCGAAAGTTTCAGAAGGTGAGATGGACATGATTATCTTTTTAAGAGATCCATTAACAGCGCAACCTCATGAACCAGATGTGAACGCGTTGATTCGTCTGAGTGACGTCTACGAAGTTCCTTTAGCAACAAATAAAAGTACAGCAATTTTATTATTTAAAGAACTCCAAAATTTGGCGGAAAATTGA
- a CDS encoding ABC transporter ATP-binding protein, whose amino-acid sequence MVEIALKHIHKKYDGNPNYSVTDFNLDIQDQEFIVFVGPSGCGKSTTLRMVAGLEDISEGELWIGDRMVNDVAPKDRDIAMVFQNYALYPHMTVFDNMAFGLKLRKYDKAEIQKRVDNAADILGLTEYLQRKPAALSGGQRQRVALGRAIVRDAKVFLMDEPLSNLDAKLRVAMRAEIAKLHRRLETTTIYVTHDQTEAMTMADRIVIMKDGFIQQIGTPKEVYDTPNNVFVAGFIGSPAMNLFNVTLGEDGYMTDDADLRLQVPEGKFKVLKEKGYAGKKVVFGIRPEDIHSEPIVKDASPHSVVTSEVVVSELLGAETMLYTRTGQTEFISKVDARSAYVPGEQIELAFNLNKSHFFDAETEEVIR is encoded by the coding sequence ATGGTAGAAATCGCATTAAAACATATACATAAAAAATATGATGGTAACCCAAATTATTCAGTAACAGACTTTAACTTAGATATTCAAGATCAAGAATTCATCGTTTTTGTTGGGCCATCAGGCTGTGGTAAATCAACAACATTACGTATGGTTGCTGGTCTTGAAGATATTTCAGAAGGTGAATTATGGATTGGAGACCGCATGGTTAATGATGTTGCTCCTAAAGACCGTGATATCGCCATGGTTTTCCAAAACTACGCACTATATCCACATATGACTGTTTTTGATAACATGGCATTTGGTTTAAAACTTCGTAAATATGACAAAGCTGAAATCCAAAAACGTGTGGATAATGCTGCTGATATTTTAGGATTAACTGAATACTTACAACGTAAACCTGCCGCTTTATCAGGTGGACAAAGACAACGTGTGGCTTTAGGTCGTGCCATCGTTCGTGATGCTAAAGTGTTCTTAATGGATGAGCCTTTATCAAACTTAGATGCTAAATTACGTGTGGCAATGCGTGCTGAAATCGCTAAATTACACCGTCGTTTAGAAACAACAACGATCTACGTTACCCATGACCAAACAGAAGCGATGACAATGGCTGACCGTATCGTTATTATGAAAGATGGTTTCATCCAACAAATCGGAACACCAAAAGAAGTATATGATACACCTAACAACGTTTTCGTTGCGGGCTTCATTGGATCACCTGCAATGAACTTATTCAACGTTACTTTAGGCGAAGATGGTTACATGACAGACGATGCTGATTTACGCCTTCAAGTTCCTGAAGGTAAATTTAAAGTTCTTAAAGAAAAAGGTTACGCTGGTAAAAAAGTTGTCTTTGGTATTCGTCCTGAAGATATCCACAGTGAGCCAATCGTAAAAGATGCGTCACCACATAGCGTTGTGACTTCTGAAGTAGTCGTATCTGAATTATTAGGCGCTGAAACAATGCTTTACACTCGTACAGGTCAAACTGAATTTATCTCTAAAGTAGATGCTCGTTCTGCTTACGTTCCAGGTGAACAAATTGAACTTGCTTTCAACTTAAATAAGAGCCACTTCTTTGACGCTGAAACAGAAGAAGTTATTCGTTAA
- the rsmA gene encoding 16S rRNA (adenine(1518)-N(6)/adenine(1519)-N(6))-dimethyltransferase RsmA has translation MSEYKDIATPSRTKEILKKYGFSFKKSLGQNFLTEPNILRNIAAAAELTDQDHIIEVGPGIGALTEHLARSNGEVLAFEIDQRLIEVLDDTMSIYDNVTVINEDVLKADIETVARETFSTDGGIKVVANLPYYITTPIMMHLLMSNLDIETMVVMMQKEVADRIAAVPSTKAYGSLSIAVQYYMEAELAFIVPKTAFIPQPNIDSAIIKLTKRTTPIVEVTDEKFFFKLTKSAFMQRRKTLWNNLISFFGKDEATKAWLEKSLAECEIDPKRRGETLSIQEFGNLSNSLIANKEA, from the coding sequence ATGAGTGAATATAAGGATATTGCAACACCAAGTAGAACCAAAGAAATACTAAAAAAATACGGTTTTTCATTTAAAAAAAGTTTAGGTCAAAACTTTTTAACAGAACCAAATATTTTAAGAAATATCGCAGCTGCAGCTGAATTAACAGATCAAGACCATATTATTGAAGTTGGTCCTGGGATTGGTGCACTAACGGAACACTTAGCACGTTCTAATGGGGAAGTTTTAGCCTTTGAAATTGACCAACGCTTAATTGAAGTGCTAGATGATACCATGAGTATTTATGATAATGTGACCGTTATTAACGAAGACGTGTTGAAAGCTGACATTGAAACGGTAGCAAGAGAGACGTTTTCAACAGATGGTGGAATTAAAGTGGTGGCAAACTTACCTTACTACATCACGACACCGATTATGATGCACTTATTAATGTCTAATTTAGATATTGAAACAATGGTTGTGATGATGCAAAAAGAAGTGGCAGACCGAATTGCGGCTGTACCTAGTACAAAAGCATATGGTTCATTATCAATTGCTGTTCAATATTACATGGAAGCAGAATTAGCGTTTATTGTTCCTAAGACAGCGTTTATTCCACAACCTAATATTGATTCAGCGATCATTAAATTAACGAAGAGAACAACGCCAATTGTGGAAGTGACAGATGAAAAATTCTTCTTCAAATTAACGAAATCAGCTTTTATGCAACGTAGAAAAACTTTGTGGAACAACTTAATAAGTTTCTTTGGTAAAGATGAAGCGACTAAAGCGTGGTTAGAAAAATCCTTAGCAGAATGCGAGATTGATCCAAAGCGTCGCGGGGAAACTTTAAGTATACAAGAATTTGGAAACCTATCAAACAGCTTAATTGCGAATAAAGAAGCCTAG
- the rnmV gene encoding ribonuclease M5 produces MTKKIRIEEIIVVEGKSDTKRIQQVVDADTIETNGSALSQETLQKIEHAEKVRGVIVFTDPDFSGEKIRKQIAEIVPTAKHAFISRKKGEPQKKGNSLGVEHASNETIIDALKNVSTPTVELFESEIETEDLIRFGLIAGPHAKVRRELLGEKLNIGYTNGKQLKKRLKMFHIEKEIFTKAMKEILEGEKNE; encoded by the coding sequence ATGACAAAAAAAATAAGAATAGAAGAAATTATTGTTGTGGAAGGAAAATCTGATACCAAGCGAATCCAACAGGTAGTCGATGCTGACACAATTGAAACGAATGGTTCAGCTTTAAGTCAAGAAACCTTACAAAAGATAGAACATGCAGAAAAAGTGCGAGGCGTCATTGTTTTTACTGATCCAGACTTTTCCGGTGAGAAAATTAGAAAACAAATTGCAGAAATTGTACCGACAGCTAAACATGCCTTTATTTCTCGGAAAAAAGGAGAACCTCAAAAAAAGGGGAACAGTTTAGGTGTGGAGCATGCGAGTAATGAAACGATCATTGATGCACTGAAAAATGTCTCAACGCCAACTGTTGAATTATTTGAATCAGAGATAGAAACAGAAGATTTAATTCGTTTTGGCTTAATTGCAGGACCTCACGCTAAAGTTAGAAGAGAATTATTAGGAGAAAAACTAAATATTGGCTACACTAATGGGAAGCAATTGAAAAAACGGTTGAAGATGTTCCATATTGAAAAAGAGATTTTTACAAAAGCGATGAAAGAAATTTTAGAGGGTGAAAAAAATGAGTGA
- a CDS encoding TatD family hydrolase produces the protein MIFDTHTHLNVEAFESEIPEVIERARELGVTEMAVVGFDTPTIEKSLELSHTYEDIYSIIGWHPTEAGSYSKEIETKLQHQLETPKVVALGEIGLDYYWMEDPKEVQDKIFRRQIAIAKEMNLPISIHTRDAIEDTYKILKEEKIHNIGGIMHSFSGDGEWAKRFLDLGMHISFSGVVTFKKAFEVHEAATVVPMDKLLVETDAPYLAPMPYRGKRNEPGYTRYVAEKIAELRNIPFEEVAQVTRENAHRLFRIGE, from the coding sequence ATGATTTTTGATACTCATACTCATTTAAATGTAGAAGCTTTTGAATCAGAAATTCCAGAAGTGATTGAGCGAGCACGTGAACTTGGTGTGACTGAAATGGCTGTTGTGGGCTTTGATACCCCAACAATTGAAAAGTCTTTAGAATTAAGTCATACCTATGAAGATATTTATAGCATTATTGGGTGGCATCCAACAGAAGCGGGTAGTTATTCAAAAGAAATAGAAACTAAATTACAACATCAATTAGAAACGCCAAAAGTTGTGGCACTAGGTGAAATTGGTTTAGATTACTACTGGATGGAAGATCCCAAAGAAGTTCAGGATAAAATTTTTAGAAGACAAATTGCGATTGCTAAAGAAATGAACTTACCGATTAGTATTCACACGAGAGATGCTATTGAGGATACTTATAAAATACTAAAAGAAGAAAAAATCCATAATATTGGCGGGATTATGCATAGTTTTAGTGGTGACGGTGAATGGGCAAAACGCTTTTTAGATTTAGGAATGCACATTTCTTTTAGTGGTGTGGTGACCTTTAAGAAAGCTTTTGAAGTTCATGAAGCAGCAACCGTTGTACCAATGGATAAGTTATTGGTTGAAACCGATGCTCCTTACTTAGCGCCGATGCCTTATCGTGGTAAACGAAATGAACCAGGGTATACGCGTTATGTGGCAGAAAAAATCGCTGAGTTGAGAAATATTCCTTTTGAAGAGGTAGCACAGGTGACAAGAGAAAATGCCCATCGTTTATTTAGGATTGGTGAATAA